The following coding sequences are from one Arachis hypogaea cultivar Tifrunner chromosome 7, arahy.Tifrunner.gnm2.J5K5, whole genome shotgun sequence window:
- the LOC112701372 gene encoding early nodulin-like protein 20 has translation MGRHMQNVLEVNKISYENCIDKDFIKNITRGGGKDVIELKEVKTYYFLSSGGFCWNGLKVAINVENAAPSPLPGHNKSSSCTVGINQNLVILLILMWGIIIFK, from the exons ATGGGAAG GCACATGCAAAATGTGTTGGAAGTGAATAAGATAAGCTATGAGAACTGCATAGACAAAGATTTCATTAAGAACATAACAAGGGGAGGTGGAAAAGATGTCATTGAACTGAAAGAAGTGAAGACCTATTACTTCTTGAGTTCAGGTGGTTTCTGTTGGAATGGTTTGAAAGTTGCAATTAATGTTGAAAATGCTGCACCAAGTCCATTACCAGGACATAATAAATCTTCATCTTGTACCGTTGGTATCAACCAAAATCTTGTGATTCTCTTAATATTGATGTGGGGCATCATCATCTTCAAATGA
- the LOC112702931 gene encoding protein FAR1-RELATED SEQUENCE 5, giving the protein MDVPEAVDINAMCEEGAGVMGAVDFGDVADITENDILRKVFRSEDDAYEFYKRLGKFYGFGIRRGDMFKDEKGNLVRRRFFCNREGQRDKKHYNRIDRKRPHKPETRMNCEARMCIYLDKDSSLWRVKKIILNHNHDMTHPGMVHLITSFRSLTDAAKAQLDGFQGCGISTAKTMRYMAGVSGGYSLVGFLKKDAYNYVDKRRRAKIVDGDANATIVYLEGKVDADPTSMARYNVTEDEMLANLLWADGGNRIDYQYFGDVLAFDSTYKKNKYKRLLVIFSGCNNHKQTCIFGFGLVLDESIASYTWLLENFLEVMCSKQPSVVVTDGDDSIREAVQTIFPNATHRLCAWHLEKNVTSNVKDDNLRRLFNRWIYSEMRADDFEAEWAQAAADYGLQDSLWWNQVYGKKEMWANAFLCEKFCAGYRTTSRCEGINSVCKNFLESKHSMLELVQNLELLVREYRNNEVLAQFRSIYSEPVLTTSLESLERHAASVYTRAVFVDAKREIQSVSSVNFVGVRRSLTTKVYTVEEYGHPGRHIIVLCDKNMGKLECGCNFWRIQGFPCKHMFFVMKHEHLLTIPSSLVLKRWTKEAKSLGAYTEKTDDGGDRGFLLRHGALHSASRWLFFLGAQKVGLFGVALEGIRRLCATLESELANGVHPTKSKQCGEIRDPVVVRTKGAPRGHKRKASKRKCANCNKPGHTKRTCTDGRPCRGKKTRVDTFNSAEDGGQSEEVAELEATGSNDQTIGVEHVIGGGSVRMPQVELINTVPFCRYRGQ; this is encoded by the exons ATGGACGTTCCCGAGGCTGTTGACATTAATGCAATGTGTGAGGAGGGGGCAGGCGTGATGGGCGCAGTCGATTTTGGAGATGTAGCCGATATAACAGAAAATGATATTTTGAGGAAGGTGTTTCGTAGCGAAGACGATGCATACGAGTTTTATAAGAGATTAGGAAAATTCTACGGGTTTGGTATAAGAAGGGGAGACATGTTCAAGGATGAGAAGGGTAATTTGGTTCGGAGAAGATTTTTTTGCAATAGAGAGGGACAGAGAGATAAGAAACATTATAACAGGATCGACAGGAAGAGGCCTCACAAGCCGGAGACAAGGATGAATTGTGAAGCAAGAATGTGTATATATTTAGATAAGGACAGCTCGTTGTGGAGGGTCAAGAAAATCATTTTGAACCACAATCACGACATGACTCATCCTGGAATGGTCCATCTAATTACAAGTTTTCGTTCGTTGACGGATGCTGCGAAAGCCCAATTAGATGGGTTTCAAGGTTGTGGCATCTCCACGGCAAAGACAATGCGGTACATGGCTGGGGTATCTGGAGGGTATTCATTGGTAGGTTTTTTGAAGAAAGATGCTTATAACTACGTGGATAAGAGGCGTCGTGCAAAGATAGTTGACGGAGACGCGAACGCAACTATAGTGTACTTGGAGGGTAAAGTCGATGCAGACCCAACTTCGATGGCAAGGTATAATGTGACAGAAGACGAGATGCTAGCGAATTTACTGTGGGCAGATGGTGGCAACAGGATAGATTACCAATACTTTGGAGACGTACTTGCATTCGACTCAACCTATAAGAAGAACAAATACAAGAGGCTGCTGGTGATTTTCTCAGGATGTAATAACCACAAGCAAACATGTATTTTTGGGTTTGGTTTGGTGTTAGATGAGAGCATTGCATCATACACGTGGCTGTTGGAGAATTTCTTGGAGGTCATGTGCAGCAAGCAGCCTTCTGTTGTTGTCACAGACGGTGATGACTCAATTCGAGAAGCCGTTCAAACAATTTTTCCAAATGCCACGCATAGGTTATGTGCTTGGCACTTAGAGAAGAATGTCACGTCAAACGTGAAGGATGACAATTTACGTCGGCTTTTTAATCGGTGGATTTATTCTGAAATGAGGGCTGATGACTTTGAGGCAGAGTGGGCTCAGGCCGCAGCCGATTATGGCTTGCAGGATTCACTATGGTGGAACCAAGTCTATGGGAAAAAGGAGATGTGGGCAAATGCTTTCTTGTGCGAGAAATTCTGTGCCGGGTATCGGACAACATCACGGTGCGAAGGGATAAATTCGGTGTGCAAGAATTTTCTTGAATCAAAACACAGTATGTTGGAGCTTGTTCAGAATCTAGAACTTCTTGTGCGAGAGTATAGGAACAATGAGGTGTTGGCACAGTTCAGGTCTATTTATAGTGAACCAGTGCTGACAACCTCGCTGGAATCCCTTGAGCGTCATGCAGCTTCTGTTTACACGAGAGCGGTATTTGTAGATGCTAAACGGGAGATTCAGAGTGTATCTTCAGTTAATTTTGTTGGGGTGAGGCGGTCGTTGACCACAAAGGTGTACACAGTTGAGGAGTACGGTCATCCAGGCCGTCACATTATAGTATTATGTGATAAGAACATGGGTAAATTAGAATGTGGTTGTAATTTTTGGAGAATTCAGGGGTTTCCATGCAAACATATGTTTTTTGTCATGAAGCATGAACACTTGTTGACAATACCTAGTAGTCTAGTGTTGAAGCGTTGGACCAAAGAAGCAAAATCATTAGGCGCATACACTGAGAAAACAGATGACGGGGGTGATAGAGGGTTCTTGCTTCGCCATGGAGCACTTCATTCGGCGTCCAGATGGTTGTTCTTTTTAGGGGCCCAGAAGGTTGGGTTATTCGGTGTTGCTTTGGAGGGGATTCGCCGACTATGTGCAACATTGGAATCAGAGTTAGCCAATGGTGTTCATCCTACCAAGTCTAAGCAATGCGGTGAAATTCGAGATCCAGTTGTTGTGCGAACAAAGGGAGCACCAAGGGGTCATAAGAGAAAGGCGTCCAAGAGAAAGTGTGCCAACTGCAACAAGCCGGGACATACAAAGAGGACTTGCACAGATGGAAGGCCTTGTCGGGGAAAAAAAACCCGAGTGGATACATTCAATTCGGCTGAGGACGGGGGACAAAGTGAGGag GTGGCTGAACTGGAAGCGACCGGATCCAATGATCAAACTATTGGGGTAGAACACGTGATCGGAGGTGGGTCTGTTCGAATGCCGCAGGTAGAACTAATCAATACGGTTCCATTTTGCAGATACCGTGGGCAGTAG